The Arvicola amphibius chromosome 11, mArvAmp1.2, whole genome shotgun sequence genomic interval CCTTACCAGACTAGGCTTGGAGaaaattgtttctttggtctaCCATCAGTAATCTGGAATAATACATCAGGAATAACATTTGTTCTCATGTATCATGTATAAGTCatgcaacacacaaacacaatgctCACTTACattcacgcacgcacacacacacacacacacacacacacacacacacacacacacgtacacatgcacacacacagttttatcATAGCCCAGGCAAATTTCACCTATTTGTTATTTGTCTCTCCCACTATGCTCCCCCAGGTACTATTTCTGTATCCTTTCATCCCTGTCTTACAAGAAATGTAGCTGGCAGGTGAGAAACCCTCAATCAATGCTTAAGAAACATCTAAAAATACGtacattttcatttaatactGCTCTTGAATTTTTAACCTTATAGAATAAAATTATGCAAATAAAAATcgcatgcatttaaaataaaatttaaaaatatttaaacatcttATATCATTTTCAACGTTTATGAAAGGAAGCAGTTGAATTTTGTCATCTCATAATTGCTTTGAGATTTAACGTGTCTCCTGAAACAATACAAGAGGAAAGAGATacttgcacatatatacatgtatgtatgctcaTATGCTGACAGATGTCAAACTTTTGGCTTGTTCTTCTTAAGCTTTAATATGTATGctactcattttattttgttttttttttagatatttactttttttaattatgtatacagtattcttcctgcaagcctcattacagatggttgtgagccaccatgtggttgctgcgaattgaactcaggacctttagaagagcagacaatgctcttaaccactgagccatctctccagccctatgctACTCATTTTAAAGAGGGATTTTCCTGCATTGTATAGGTCTTGGAGATGCGTTTTCCACACCTTCTAGCTATGATGAGTCATTTGGTGATGGGCACCACTCGGTGTGGCATGAATTGAAGAGCTGGAGCTGGGTCCCAGCCGTAACTGAAACCGTGTCATGTGTTTTCTTTAGTAAGATAGCCTTGTACCTCATGCCAGATTCTGCCCTGATACTCAGTGAGACAATGAGAATCATGTTCATGTATTTGATGGGTGTCTAAGAGACCAGGGATTATTAGACTCAGAGGACTACCTCAaccaaaaatatttcatataatcATTTTGTAATTTCAGTAAgttccagaaaaggaaaaaaatagatgggGGATcagagttaaaaaacaaaaaaaaaaaagaacaaaaccctcTGGGAATCTGATAATTCAAAGTCACGTGATCTgcaaggaggcagggaaggaaaccGAAGAGGTTCAGAGGAAATCTGGTGTCCCTCGAGTATGTCACGTGCTTGGTTTATCTGAGTCTGCATCCCTAGAGTATGCCACGTACTTGGTTTATCTGAGTCTCACTCAGCCGTTGCTGCTCCCAATCCAGCACTGCAGTCctcattttaaatataacaagCCTCTGACTTCTCAAACATCCAAGAGTCAGAACATTCTAGGCAGAATTAGGTCAGCAGAGTTGGAACTTAAAGACATAGTGGGTATTCGGATTCAAGTCAGTGCCTTCTTGCTCCGCTTGCTTTGAGAGAACCCTAGATTTGAGTTTTCCCTTGTTAAAACTATATTATAATTAACAAGTCAGGACAAAATGAAGCACTATGCCAGAAACAGAGTCTagcttttaatattaaaaaaaataaattatataactgaaatatgtctGTCATGTTGTGACCAGTCCCGTGgactagttttgttgttgttgttgttgttgtttttcctcctTGATCCATCCAGGGAGATATAGTGCGTGCCTTCCCTTTTGATTTAAGTTACATTTGAAGCAGAATGCCTTTCCTACTAGGTAGTTGAAAGCTCAGAGGCCCGGGTGTCTTGCATTCTGTCCCTGGCCACTTCTTGTCTTGAAAAGTGGTTTCTTAGGTTGCCATTGCACATTGGAAAGTGAAAGTTCAACTGGGTCATGAGCCCTTGTTAAGAAAGTTATCCCAGTGGAGAAAGTAAATTTGTGACCTTGAATGATTGTGAATGTGTTAGTTGCTTTCCTGTTCCTGCaacgccatgaccaaggcaacttatagaagaaaaagtgtataTAGTGTATAAGAGTGTACAGAGTGTATAAGAATATATAGTGTAAATAGTGTATATAGTGTATAAGAATCCACCCATCAAGTGGCAGGCACAGGTTCAGAGGCAGGACGCTACGAGTTCACATCTTCAATTACAATCGCAAACCAAAGACAACAAACTAAAATTGCAGTGGGGCTAttaatctcaaagcccaccctgggTAACAGTTCCTCCAAAGCGAAACCACCCACATTTCCCAAAAATAGCATCACCAACTAGGATCCAAGTATTCAAGTTCCTGACTGTATGGGGAAAAGGCTTTCATTCAAACGACCACAGCGATTTAACACTCAGACTTTAGTTCCCTTATCATTCATCCTATTACAGATatctaaagaaaacaagatagaaaCCCTAGCCTATTGATTTAATTTGTATCTCATTATGCCATAAaacacattaatatttttatatgcatttacTAGTTATATTGCCTAGTATTTATTAGTACTGAATCTAATGCATCTCTTActtatatacacattttaaaaatcattagagGTATAcaaaatttcaatatattttccACACTTAGCAAAGTccaattatttcttctttaattataatttcctgtgttagaatttttaaaaagctttagtAATGAAACATAAAAGAGCCAACAAACTTTGCAATATTCCATTATTATGGGCTTTCCTAGTAGAAAGCTAATtccatatatttcttttatatacatgTTTCCCATAATATAAGAATAAAAGTAAGCTAAAGCTGTCATTCTATAATAGTTTTAATATGTATAGGAATCTTCTATATGATGCAAAGAAGATCAAATACTAAAAATTAACacaaattctgtttttatttaattaattaatttgtaatATCCACACAATATCTGTTTATCTTATTTTACCCTCCTCTAACACTTTCCATATCTCTGTCCTCTCCCTAGCCATCCAACCCATATTCTTTCCCTCTCTtaaaaaactaaccaaaagtAAATcgaaaaatgtacacacacacacacacacacacacacacacacaccatggaatTACAGaattttgtgttggccagctgCTCCTGAGCATGATTCCTGCCCTGGAGTGCCAATCATATCAATACATTGCCTGTGTATTGAATAAAACTGATTTCCTCCCAGCAGCTGCCAGCTACATAATTAAAAAGTGGACTTTGTGTCCACTGACCCTTCTCTCTGTTGGGATTTTATTATGAATTCTGTTTTTTAACATAGGTTATAATaagacattttcatgaaaattGTTCAAGAAATATATAAGctaaatattttttgagaaattagcATTTCCTTGATAGCAAAGTGATTTGAAAGTTTACACATCATAGTGACTCAACTGGAGGGCCCTATGCATCTCTGGTGTCTGAGATGGAGATGATGAAAGTTATTGGCAAGCACAAGAACATTATCAACCTGCTGGAAACCTGCACATAGGGTGGGCCATTGTCTGTGCTGATGGAGTATGCAGCCAAGAGCAACCTCCGGGAGTTCCTGCGGGCACAAAAGCCCCTAAGCATGGAATATTATAGTGCCTCCAGGCTGCCAGAAGAACAGCTTACCTGCAAAGATCTAGTGTCGTGTGCCTATCAGGTGTGCCCAAGGTATGGGGTACCTGGCTTCTCAGAAGTGTATTCACAGAGACTTGGCTGCCAGAAACGTGTTGGTGACTGAGGACAATGTGATGAAGATTGCAGATTTTGGCTTTGCCCATGATGTGCACAATCTGGAATACTATAAGAAGAGCACAAATGGCCGGCTACCTGTGAAGTGGATGGCACCAGAGTCCCTGTTTGACCGAGTCTACACCCACCAGAGTGATGTGTGGTCCTTTGGAGTCCTGCTCTGGGAGATCTTTACACTGGGAGACTCACCATATCCTGGCATCCCAGTGGAAGAGCTTTCAAGCTATTGAAAGACAGCTACCACATGGACAAGCCTGTCAACTGCACACATGACTTGTATACCTGGACCTATCAATGCCTTTTGAGAAGAGCTTGCCAGGTGATGAGGATACCAGGAGCCCCAGTTCCTTAGAGATAACTGTTCACCTACAACCTTCTGCCCCCAACCCAACCCAAGAATTGGAGGCCTCAGACATGAGGGGCCAAGAATCCCATAGACCAAGCCCCAGTAAATGTTTAtggatataaaatgaaaaaaaaggaaaaagaaagtttacACATCATTTGATAAATCGGGAGGTACTTAAGACTCTTACTTTCAGGATTACCACATTAATCCAGACTTAATAGGATTTGTTTTGTTACTAAAAACATACAcctgttttttaagaaaaacaaacacactaatTAGAAAGTTCAGAACTAAAGCTTTACTGGTAGGTCAGATCAAATAGAAGAgacaatattaataataaatcacAAAGTAGAGGAACTGGAccattcaataaaagaaaatgaaacattttttaataaaatgaataaaaggaatACGTAGGAACTTTGAAACTTTATGGAAAACATCAAATCTATGAACTACAAGGCACAAAAGTACCCCAAGTCAATGGCAAAGGTCATCCTAcagaatcatagaaaaaaaaattccaagtcaAAGAAGCACACTGATGTGATTCAGTGCTAGAGGGACCTTGGCAGTGGGTGGGTCCAAACAACAGCAGGtaagaaagacagacatgccagGTAGACAGAACTCATGTAGGAAGTTTTattaagagaaaagggggaatagaggggagagagaaagagagatgaagagagaaagaggtaaaGACCTGCTTGCCACTTCAgaagaacaacagaaaagaaagagtgggagtgggcggagcttatctcttaaagggacctgtTGCACCTGCATAGAGACTAGTGTTGCAGCAGCCAAATGACCCTGGactggccagggtactgcctgagtgtatcctgccaggtgacaggccagAATAATGCCTGAATTCTAACACACATACCCAGGCATAttcaagaagcacacagagcaccaaatagactggtAAAGAAAATACCTATTGCATCTTatagttaaaacattaaatatacataACAAAAAGGGAGTATGGGATGCTGGAAAAGAAAACtcacaagtcacatataaagaagGCAAAACCATCAGCATAACAActaacttctcagtggaaactctAGAAGGCAGAATAGCCTGGAATAATGCACCCCAAGTTTTACAAGACGAAAGAGACCAAGCCTACTTAATTCAGGAAAACTATTGAGTACAGTTTAAGTGGAAAGAGAAACATCCCATGATATAAGCAGACTAAGAGAACTCATGACCACCAAGTATCCCCTGCCCCAGAGAACACTTTAGACTAAAGAGAGGAATAAGCAGAACCAAGAggttacagaaagaaaacaagcaaagctATAATTACTGATACATAAAAAAGGACAAAGTACAAAAGCAGCAACAACCatctttgaatatatttaaatattaataccCTAAACCCCAAAGTCAAAGCCATAAGTTTGATgaacagattaaaaaacaaaattcagcagAAGCTGATCAGGCCAGGGACACAGGTAAGAAGATCTTCAGCACCCCCTCCTCACCTCTAAACCCAATTCCCCACTCTCATCCCTAGCATAGCAACAGAACACTAGCTGCAGCCTTCTTTCCCCCAAtaaacaggaagtagtctagaaaactacacccacattcccccaaaaatggattatggatgtctGTCTTTATTTAGAGTGTTAGTTACAATTTCTTATAGATAATTGTCAATAAAAAAGCTAAACataggagattagattcaggcttcttgctttaaaaagcaaaaagggaatatgctgtgggataatgctcatATACACTCTAAAGATTTGTTACtgatattggtttaataaaacactgattaaccagtagccaagcagaaagtgcaggtggggcaaccagactaggagaattctaggatgaggaaaggcagagacacagaggaagcaagatgagaatgccttacagaggaaaggtaccaagtcatgtggctaaacatagagaagacctatgggttaattaaagttgtaagaactacttaataataagcctgagctaataggtgaaatagtttattaattaatttaatcctctgtgtttctttgggacagaatggctgcagaactgggaaggacagagacttTTATCTACAGAAAGTAGATTAaaatctgcaaaggaaaaaggctaaaTAAGACATAAGAGCAGACCTGTTATAATTACATCTGAATTCTCAACGGAGACTCTTAAAGTCAGAAAGGCATGGACAGATGTCCTTCAGagtctaagagaccacagatgccagtccagactactatttccagcaaaacattcaatcaccatagatagagaaaataaggtattccatgataaagtcaaatttaaacaatatctatttcAGTCCTACATAAGGTGATAGAAGCAAAACTCAAACAATAGGAGATTAACTACACACCTGAAAACACAGGGAATAAATAGCCTCAGaccagcaaaataaaaaaagaatcatctacacatatggacacacacaacACCAACATCACCTCCACTACCACTGAAAACactaacaacagcagcagcagcagaaacataAGAGCACTCAACAATTATTGGCCATTGATCTCTCAACATCTATGATCTCAATTTCTCAATAAAGATGCAGACCAAAAGAATGGAttcgaaaacagaatccatcattCTGCTgcttccaagaaacacacctcaacatcaaggatagatattacctcagagtaaaggattggaaaAGATATCTAAAGAAATGGATCTAAGATGCAAGcgggtgtagccattttaatatccaacaaaacagacttcaaaccaaaacaaatcaaaagatttGAGGAAGGACACTAGAAAAgtccaccaagatgacatttcagttCTAAATATCTATGCTTCAAACATAAGGACAaccaagtttgtaaaagaaacactcctaGAGCTGAAagcacatattgaccctcacaaacacatagtgggagacttcagtactctactctcaccaatggacaggccaTCTtcaactaaacagagaaatccaggATCAAACTGATGTTataaatcaaatgaacctaaaaagtatttatagaaaatttcccccaaacacaaaagaaaatactttcctCTTttcacctcatggaactttctccaaaattgtccacatactcagacacaaaacaAGATTCAACAAACACAAGACAATTGAAATAACCTCCTTCAGATTATCAGACCACCAAGTATTAAAGCTGGATGTCAGCAacaacagaagcaacagaaagaatGCAAACTGAAAGAGACTGAACAACTCTCTATGGactgaaaaatgggtcaagacagaaatagaaaaaaagactttcaagaattcaataaaaattaatacacaacatacccaaacttatggaacacaatgaacatggtgctaagaggaaaactcttagcactaagtgcctacattaaaaattaaactaaataataaaactaaaataaaaaataaataaaataataaaaataaataaaattaaaaatggggtcATACAAACagcttaacagcacacttgaaagctctagaacaaaagaggagtggatggcaagaaataatcaaactcagggctaagattaataaaatagaaacaaagagaacaatataaagaatcaataaaacaaaaaattggttctttaagaaatcaacaagataaacaaacccttaACTCAACTAACTAAAAGATGGagggagaatatccaaattaataaaatcagaaacaaaagggggGACAGAAGAACAGATTAATCCATAGGTAATTCAGggaatcataaggacatattgAAAACCTATACCCTACCAAACAGGAAATCTAAATCAAATGGACAATTTTTTCAATATGTACAACTTACTGAAgttaaaccaaaataataaaaacactctaaatagacctataacttcTAGTGAAATAAAAGTAGTCTTTAAAAGtcttccaacaacaacaacaaaaagaaaatccagagcCAAATGGTTTTATCACAGAATTCGACCAGACTGTCAAAGAAGAGTTAACACCaattctcctcaaattattccacaaaatagaaaaagaaggaacattgtcaaattcattttatgatacTACGGgtatcctgatacccaaatcaaacaaagattcaataaagaaagagaaatacagagataTTTTCCTtgtaaacatagatgcaaaaactATCAATAAGATAtttgcaaacagaatccaagaatacaccAAAAACATCATTCACAATGATCAAGTAGACTtgatcccagagatgtagggatggctcaacatatgaaaatcaatcaatgtaatccaccataaaaacaaactgaaagaaaaattgcaggaagagcctttgacaaaatccaacacccctttaagATAAAAGTCATGGAGGGATTAGGGATACActgaatatacctaaacataataaaggcagtatgTAACAAATTAATAGTCCTCCAGAAGTATTCTGCATTTTTAGCTGTTATGGCTACTGTGAGCAGAACATATAACCTCTCAATGTTCTGCATAGGAGACTCCAGCCTATCCCTTGCAGCTGAGATATAAGGGGTGCTCTTTCTTTCATAACTCCCCAACTGTGTACCCATGTAGGAAGGAATGTGACACCTTGCAGGTATCACCAATAAGCACCATCTCACAGCTCCTGGTACCACATAACTTCTCAGGCCAGGTATCCATAGGTGACCAGGACCCTCTGATCTCTCCCTGTCTAACTTCTCAGGCCATCTATCCCATAGGTAATCAGGGCTCTCTATCCTATCTGTCTCTTACTCTGGGATTTTTCTTCTACCTTCCCTGCCCCTCTCCTAACCCACTTCCTATCCCCAACTATTTTCCAAGATGCAGGGTGCAGAAAGTGAAGAAGCAGTAATGAATGAGCTTTCTGGGTATAACCTGAGTATGTGTCACTTTTTCCAACAGAGTGAAGAGTAGAAAGAGCTGGGTTGTGTATGAGCTAGGCAGTGGGATACACATCTCTCCCTCAGCTACTGGGAAAGTTAAATATTactaaaaacacaatcaaaaccTGCTCAAAGTATTCCTCGCGATGATGGCAAATTCTTGAAGTTGTTATTGTAAACATCCCTTCTGAGGTTTATTCCCCTACAAATATTCTATAGCTTTGGGAGATAGGTAAAATGACTTGGTGACCAGCTGCTGTTGGTTTCTGTTTTGCTGCTCTTGCTGCCCCTGGGCCAAAAGACTGGCAGCCAAACCTCCTGGGGACGTCTTTACATGAGCCCTAGCTCTTTTCAACACCACACAGATAACTAAGAAACTACACACAAATGTGCCCAACTGTGCTGGCTCTCCAAGGTGCAGCCTCAGCCAAGGCAGTTGCAGATACTGTCAGGTATTCTGTGTTGTGCACAGTTCTAGTTTCTAGCACATTTGAAGAGGGAGaatcaccccccaccccagaatgTAACCTAGGCTCTCTGAAAGCAGGGAGGAATTGTTTCTGTGACCTGAACCTCAAAGCTCTGTTCAGAAgttcatatttattgattttacatAAAAGTTGTGTTTGAAGCACAAATTCCTCATACCAAAGCCCCTTTGATCTATCCTATATGTTCTCTGAGGAAATAATCACACCCCTGCAACCTTAGTCCTTGCTGTGTACTCTTTGCAGTACCTAGTAATTCAAGACATCCAAGTGTGCCTGGATAGTCTTATGATTAAAGTCATGCAATGGATGGAAAATGTCCTCAGACAAACAGCCCATAAATCATAGGAAATAATCACTGTTTTTTACTATGATTTCTTCAAGGTCTAGGTACCTCCAAAAAACACTAATACATTGCACTGTTACCCTAGATACAGTGAGAAACAATGTTTCATTCTAATGTTTACCCTAGATACAATGGCTCCTTTAGATTCCCACCACATTTCCCCCTAATCTTTAATCTATTTTAATTACCTTGATTATATTGCCACAAAGTGATGATGGCCTTTTCTCTATCATGTTGTCTCATAGTGTTATGTAAATAAGccataatacattttaaagctaGTAAAATTATTACAACAAAACACAGTGTAACAATCACTAGACTAAGAAATCTATTTAAATGATGCATAGGATTAAATGAAGCTAAGGTATTTGCAATGCATTTCATAAGATCCATCACAGATACATCAGTTAATTTAGAAAAGTTTCCTTAAATTTTGTTGTAAATCATAAAgcatttaagaaaaatcagggtGGTCCAACAAATGCATTTTAACCCTTTCCCAATCATACTTGCTTTTATTAAACCCTAAAGGTATAATACAATAATGTGTAATATTCCAatcacattttcatttaatttgctcTTCCAACGTTTGTAACTGATCTCCCATTAGGATTACATCTTGTCTTAAATCAGCTATTTATTAACTACAtcactattttattttgctgagcACAAAGTTCCTCAGAATGCTTATGCCAGTCTTTAATATACTCAGCAGTCTGGATTTCCTTATGAAATGTCAATCCAGCTGCCACAGCAGTAGCAGTTGATGAAATAATTCCCATAACTACAGCAATAATCAATCCAATCATCCAATAAAttcttcttaatattctttcagtGAGTTTCTGGACTAGAATCATCACAAGTGAGTCTTGTCATGGCCTTTATTCTTCTATAATGTGTCACCATGGGTCTTTAGTCAAATTCTTCCCCCCTTTTTACTGGGAATTTGCTatgggaacttcttcagccatagcctttaagatactggctcactttgggcatggtctcatgtactataaatgcagatgaaatgcATGCATTAGCCTCTTgtctgctggattcagttctagTTTCTAGCACATGCAGAGAACTGTGGATCACtactatttctgtgagtttatctcctaataaataaatctttgttacaCTCTATTCCAGACTATTTTTCAACTCTTTTGTACAAcaacaggatttttttaaatctcttttgcTTCCTTGCTTGTACTGGGAAAATTCCTTTTTTtagtttctcttatttttcctccTTAAGAGTTTTTCCATTTGCATCCTTAATTCATGCAATTGTACAGCCCATGTTTTAACCTTGCTCATTTCTAATTCTGTTTCATCTAAAGGAGAAAAAGGTTCATTTCCATTATCTTGACCTCCTTCCACTGAAACAACATTCCTATCTCcctgtaagaaaatattttcctctgcTGACTGAAAATTTCTAGcctgaatgttttccttttcacttcCCTGTTCCACGTTGGAGTGAACTTTCTATAACTCAGCAGCAGCTCCAAAGCAGTTGAGATCAAATTGCATAAAGACCAAATCCTTACTGATATTAGCTCCCTTCTCTAATGAGCTCTCCTTAAAGCTCTCAATACTTACTCCCATACCAACAGTTTAACTGAATATAAGGACTGCCTGAAGCCAATAGCAATGCCTTTTAAGTAACACCAAAAACTGTAACCTGTTTTCTTCACATTCAGCCCTTTCGTTTAGAAAGACCTTAATTTCTAGGTTTCAGGGAAGGATCTCCCAAACTCAATAAGCTatgccaatggatgcaaacagcaagaggattctttaatgtcaaAGGGACCAACCGGGAACTCagtactccagtgagactgagcccccttggtatttttccagcaagcatttatagggtctcagggttacataacagggaaccatagcaaccaCAACAttattggtcaactcaaattaacatatggggggtcAACATCAggacgaaaacaagtctaacaggacaaaaacaagtctaacagaataaaaacaaatcagggcaaaaacaagtctaacaggataaaagcaagtgcatttccttttggtagatatggtccacagcactaactgataaggctattgtacagtatactctcagtattctctggttcagcataccttataatctgtattaattgtatagattgtgcacttaaagctgttaacaagttgtcagaaccttaagaatgaaaacaagtctaaattaagccagttttcagccagtttctgcttcctgagcttTGATagacaaaggactgggtgtttttttctcaaggctgcttctgctgcccacagatatcctgtatTTCCCTGGCCTAGCTGATCACAAAAAATCTCAAtatggagactagggttggggtctttcacttttaataaaaacataagtaGCTCACATATTGCTGCCCCCAAGGTGGGGAATTCCCTATGTCCTTGCCCTATCctggagcactgcctgctctgaGCATACTTCACCTACAGTCCTAGGCTGTCCAAATCCCTTTCTTCCCTGAGCTCTAGGTTAGACACCAAATGTTGGGTGTTCTGGGTTGTTCAGGATGTTCAAAGAAGGGGAGTCACTCCAGAATGTAATTTTAGGCTCTGGCAGTAGACATATGAGAGTGACAGTAGAGTCAGTGGATAGGCAGAAACAATGACAGTTG includes:
- the LOC119826012 gene encoding LOW QUALITY PROTEIN: fibroblast growth factor receptor 3-like (The sequence of the model RefSeq protein was modified relative to this genomic sequence to represent the inferred CDS: inserted 1 base in 1 codon; deleted 1 base in 1 codon; substituted 1 base at 1 genomic stop codon); this translates as METSQWDAESKSLKRPGRPLGKLNHSTVETYPNLTPFPKVLVLLSPHPGVTISSGIRLTDAFTSYFVESLGDAFSTPSSYDESFGDGHHSVWHELKSWSWVPAVTETVSCVFFSKIALYLMPDSALILSETMRIMFIDSTGGPYASLVSEMEMMKVIGKHKNIINLLETCTXGGPLSVLMEYAAKSNLREFLRAQKPLSMEYYSASRLPEEQLTCKDLVSCAYQVAQGMGYLASQKCIHRDLAARNVLVTEDNVMKIADFGFAHDVHNLEYYKKSTNGRLPVKWMAPESLFDRVYTHQSDVWSFGVLLWEIFTLGDSPYPGIPVEEXFKLLKDSYHMDKPVNCTHDLYTWTYQCLLRRACQVMRIPGAPVP